The Couchioplanes caeruleus sequence GGATGACTTCGTGCTTCCCGAGTTGCGGCCGATCTGGTGGGAGACCGGCGTCCGGGCCCGCGCCGAGGCCGGCATCCTCGGCGTGTTCGCCGAGCTGCCCGGCCTGATCGTCAAGGCAATCGCGATCGCCTGGCGCACCGACCGGATCCGGACCGCGACCGTCGCCGCCGTGACCGTCGCCGCCGGGGTGATGGCCACCTTCGGCCTGCTCGCGACCCAGCGCGTCCTGGTGGAGTTGTTCGCCGGCGGCCCGACCCCGGATCGGGTACGCGCCGCCCTGCCGGCGTTGCTGCTGCTGGGCGCGGCGACCGCGATCCGTGGCGCGATGGGCATCGCCACCGGGTATGCGCTCAACGGCCTCACTCCGCGGGTCAATCAGGAGGTCGAGCGGCGGCTGTTCGAGCACACCACGGCCGTACGCCTGGAGGCGTTCGACGACGATGCCTTCTCCGAGGGGATGGAACGGGCCACGCGCGGCTCCGAGGCGGCGATCGAGCTGGTCGAGGACACGATGAACCTGTTCGCGGGCGTGGTCAGTCTGCTCGCGGTCACCGTCGCCGTCATGGTGATCCATCCGCTGTTGCTGCTCGCTCTGCTGGTGGCCACTGTCCCGACCGCGTACGCGGCATTGCGTGCCGGGCACGAGCGGTTCAAGAGCTACCTGTCCGGATCCACCCGGCGGCGCCGGATGTGGGTGTTGCAGCAGCTCATGGCGGAGCGGGTGTCCGCGCCGGAGCTGCGCTCGTACGGGCTTCGCCACTTTCTTCTCCAGCAGCACGACCGGGTGATGGGCGCGCAGACCGCGGTCGACCTCGCGCTGGCCCGCCGGGTCACCACGACCACCGCGCTCGGCTCGGCCACCGGCGGACTGGCTCTCGGCGGCGTCTACACCCTGCTGGGCGTGCTGCTGGTCGACGGCCAGATCCCGCTGGCGGCCGCCGCGACCTGCGTGGTCGCCGTGCAGGCGGCCCAGCGCGCGTTGACGCAGACGACGTTCCAGATCGACCG is a genomic window containing:
- a CDS encoding ABC transporter ATP-binding protein, with amino-acid sequence MSTSRDRAPENADVPDDFVLPELRPIWWETGVRARAEAGILGVFAELPGLIVKAIAIAWRTDRIRTATVAAVTVAAGVMATFGLLATQRVLVELFAGGPTPDRVRAALPALLLLGAATAIRGAMGIATGYALNGLTPRVNQEVERRLFEHTTAVRLEAFDDDAFSEGMERATRGSEAAIELVEDTMNLFAGVVSLLAVTVAVMVIHPLLLLALLVATVPTAYAALRAGHERFKSYLSGSTRRRRMWVLQQLMAERVSAPELRSYGLRHFLLQQHDRVMGAQTAVDLALARRVTTTTALGSATGGLALGGVYTLLGVLLVDGQIPLAAAATCVVAVQAAQRALTQTTFQIDRVFADGQFFNEYVGFLERAVTYLPGRAGAASTPEELREISVRGVSLTYPDRDQPAVDDLTITIRAGETIALVGENGSGKSSLAAMIAGLREPTSGVVAWNGRALREWDTDALRARIGVVLQEHHKWPFSAATNIAMGDLAAPADRGRIERAAALAAAHEMILDLPHGYDTLLDRTFKDGQDLSGGQWQRVTAARGFLRDGDLLIMDEPSSALDPRAEDQLFQAIRTRQGTRTTILITHRLANVTHADRILVMHDGALTEAGSHDELMRANGRYAELFTLQSKGYRSGPAA